GATATCCGCCACGTCTATTCCGCGCGCGGCCACATCTGTAGCCACCAACACAGGCACCATGCCTTCTCGGAAACCTTCCATTACTTGACGGCGGCGGTTTTGGCGTAAATCTCCGTGCAAGGCCCCTACTTTACAACCATATTGCTTCAGTTGTTTGGCCAAACGGTCTGCCCCATGTTTACTTTTTACAAATACAAGCACCGAGCCTTTGCGCAATTTGAGTTCATGCACCAACTGTGGCAATTTCTCACGCGTGCTTAAACGTACCATTTGCTGCACCACTAAATCTACAGGGCGTGTCACAGAGCCTATTTGTACGCGCACAGGGTCTTTTAAAAATCCTTGAGATAAAGCCTCAATTTCTTTAGGAAACGTAGCAGAAAAGAGTAAAGTTTGATGCTCGCTTACGATGGCAGACCCAATTTTTTGCACGTCGGGCATAAAACCCATATCCAGCATACGGTCAGCCTCGTCTAACACAAAAAAACCAATATTTTTCAGACTCAGACTTTTACGACCGATATGGTCTATAATACGGCCCGGCGTACCGATAATCACGCGTGGATGACGGCGCAAATCGGCATACTGTTTATGGATATTATCTCCGCCGATAATCAAAGCACAGGGCATCTGTTTTTTATCTTCCAGCAAAGATTGCATTGCCTCTTGGGTCTGTTGGGCCAGCTCCCTTGTAGGAGATAAAATAAGGGCCGCCTTATCGGTCTGCTCGGTTAAATAAACTAATAACGGCAATAAAAAGGCAAAAGTTTTGCCCGTTCCTGTTTGCGCAGTGGCCAAAATATCACGCCCTTTTAAAGCAGGAGGAAGTGCTGATTGTTGCACTTGAGTAGGCTCTGTAATGCACAAACGCGTTAATGCTGCCTGCAACCACGCAGGAAGTTGCCGAAAGGCACTCATGCGCCCTCCTTGTCGGACATAATTTCTTCGCATTGTTCATTAAGCAAAATCCAACGTTCTTCCAAATCCGAAATTTGATCTCCCAACAAAGCCAACTCTATGCTATTATCTGCATCATAGCGCACTAAAAGTGCATTTTCCAACTCTTGTTTACGGTGGTTTAATTTCTCTAATTTTTTGTCAATTTCTCTAATTTCTTTTTTCAAAGGAGCCAGCTCCGCCCGGCGTTGAGCCGCATTGCGGCGCCGCGCACCGGCAGCGCTTTCTTTATCATTGTGTTTAAGTAAGCTGGCTTTATAATCTTGCAAATCTCCGCGATAAATCTGACAAGTACCGCCCTTGACCAACCATA
Above is a window of Elusimicrobiaceae bacterium DNA encoding:
- a CDS encoding DEAD/DEAH box helicase, which translates into the protein MSAFRQLPAWLQAALTRLCITEPTQVQQSALPPALKGRDILATAQTGTGKTFAFLLPLLVYLTEQTDKAALILSPTRELAQQTQEAMQSLLEDKKQMPCALIIGGDNIHKQYADLRRHPRVIIGTPGRIIDHIGRKSLSLKNIGFFVLDEADRMLDMGFMPDVQKIGSAIVSEHQTLLFSATFPKEIEALSQGFLKDPVRVQIGSVTRPVDLVVQQMVRLSTREKLPQLVHELKLRKGSVLVFVKSKHGADRLAKQLKQYGCKVGALHGDLRQNRRRQVMEGFREGMVPVLVATDVAARGIDVADIGCVINYDLPQCAEDYIHRIGRTGRAGSVGTALSFVTEDVEKWTEICRVCRLGKVTELTKTTQNLPAPKFVPEQVRRKRKENAAFVEKPTDSALPIRAKEPAKKPTVQPKPKPTLPQESIQLKVENSAQKSGFNVVRVGGKKNNNPTSTLPTKHFYASAKKHGKHKFFKRKRK